A part of Phoenix dactylifera cultivar Barhee BC4 chromosome 2, palm_55x_up_171113_PBpolish2nd_filt_p, whole genome shotgun sequence genomic DNA contains:
- the LOC103714579 gene encoding uncharacterized protein LOC103714579, producing the protein MVLWEITLGTAYFLGLRRTYKLALRIQRRIVGPNHPKIRQFLHRRTRSVFDVAVRVHQSTQQRPIEVGRNFGNWILRWLDRVKSSAQIRAQPTRLLTCSNHIPKNVASSGHAFRYQRPIFHSKYQERKVRSFFAPWNIHLRSFPTIAMMMQPLRPAGMNGQYRHASHYMPSSSALDYRIDRVQSIFRKDIAQWMLRN; encoded by the exons aTGGTTTTGTGGGAGATAACGCTGGGAACCGCCTATTTCTTAGGGCTGAGGCGAACCTACAAGCTTGCCCTTAGGATTCAGCGGCGCATCGTCGGCCCCAATCACCCCAAGATCCGCCAATTCCTTCACAG GCGCACACGCAGTGTTTTTGATGTGGCAGTCAGAGTTCACCAAAGCACACAGCAGAGACCCATAGAAGTTGGAAGGAATTTTGGGAACTGGATTCTACGGTGGCTAGACCGTGTGAAATCATCAGCGCAGATCCGTGCCCAACCAACAAGGCTACTAACCTGTAGTAACCACATCCCCAAGAATGTAGCAAGCTCTGGCCATGCTTTTAGATACCAGAGGCCCATATTTCACAGTAAATATCAGGAGAGGAAAGTCCGTTCTTTTTTCGCCCCTTGGAACATTCACCTTAGATCCTTCCCAACTATAGCCATGATGATGCAGCCTCTGCGACCTGCTGGCATGAATGGCCAGTATAGGCATGCATCTCATTATATGCCTAGCTCATCAGCATTGGACTACAGAATAGATCGAGTTCAGAGCATTTTCCGCAAGGATATTGCCCAGTGGATGCTGCGTAACTAA
- the LOC103714577 gene encoding myb-related protein Zm1-like, translated as MGRGRAPCCEKVGLNKGSWTPEEDVRLMAYIQKYGHGNWRALPKRAGLLRCGKSCRLRWMNYLRPDIKRGNFSKEEEETIIKLHGLLGNKWSKIASCLPGRTDNEIKNVWNTHLKKRLLSKERSQKTDKLEETPSLSSSTTSHSCSDQVEGRSDSEHTDPSVDSTNPSEDKIEIPTELGMDMWVMLEDALPSSPRKSDTEDKNMPELHLEQNSLSDSSATNGSSSGSGRGQALDDIHDHPREAEKDPLELPDVAIEPELWDMIQDGDAGLFSQGVGAMVELGVHGNPESLDDEPSRGEGSRIWVEYLEKELGLWGASDDNQESPMGPWAEMEGDPVTCYFQKGPSSSSPVDLHDLKVS; from the exons ATGGGTCGAGGGAGAGCACCATGCTGCGAGAAGGTTGGGCTGAACAAGGGGTCATGGACGCCAGAGGAGGACGTGAGACTCATGGCCTACATTCAGAAGTATGGTCATGGGAATTGGCGTGCTCTTCCCAAACGAGCAG GCTTGCTGCGATGCGGGAAGAGCTGCCGTCTGAGGTGGATGAACTACCTTCGGCCCGACATCAAGCGCGGAAACTTCagcaaggaagaagaggaaaccaTAATTAAGCTACATGGCTTGCTTGGAAACAA ATGGTCGAAAATAGCGTCTTGTCTCCCGGGAAGAACTGACAACGAGATTAAGAACGTGTGGAACACGCACTTGAAGAAGAGGCTCCTGTCCAAAGAGCGAAGCCAGAAGACCGACAAGCTCGAAGAGACGCCGAGCTTGTCTTCCTCCACGACCTCCCACTCGTGCTCCGATCAAGTCGAAGGCAGGAGCGACAGCGAGCACACCGATCCAAGCGTAGACTCCACCAATCCCTCGGAGGATAAGATTGAGATTCCCACCGAGCTCGGCATGGACATGTGGGTCATGCTGGAGGATGCTCTCCCGAGCTCGCCTCGAAAATCCGACACCGAGGACAAGAACATGCCGGAGCTGCATCTCGAGCAAAATTCTTTGTCGGATTCCTCGGCAACCAATGGCAGTAGCAGTGGATCAGGAAGAGGACAAGCGCTTGACGACATTCATGACCACCCGAGGGAGGCTGAGAAGGATCCTTTGGAGTTGCCTGATGTAGCTATCGAACCGGAGCTCTGGGACATGATCCAGGACGGCGATGCCGGGTTGTTTAGTCAAGGAGTGGGGGCCATGGTGGAGCTTGGAGTTCATGGGAATCCAGAAAGCTTAGATGATGAGCCAAGCAGAGGAGAAGGGAGCAGAATCTGGGTGGAATACTTGGAGAAGGAGCTTGGCTTGTGGGGAGCAAGTGATGACAACCAGGAGTCCCCCATGGGTCCCTGGGCAGAGATGGAGGGAGATCCTGTGACCTGTTATTTTCAGAAgggcccctcttcctcctctcctgtAGATCTTCATGACCTGAAAGTGTCCTGA
- the LOC103714578 gene encoding probable calcium-binding protein CML18 translates to MSGGKEDAVKLDDEQLAELREIFRSFDRNNDGSVTQLELGSLLRSLGLKPSPDQLEALIQKADTNNNGLVEFSEFVALVAPELLRAKSPYTEEQLRQLFKMFDRDGNGFITAAELAHSMAKLGHALTAEELTGMIKEADTDGDGRISFQEFSQAIISAAFDNSWA, encoded by the coding sequence ATGAGCGGCGGCAAAGAGGATGCGGTGAAGCTGGACGACGAGCAGCTGGCGGAGCTTCGGGAGATCTTCCGGTCGTTCGACCGGAACAACGACGGCAGCGTCACCCAGCTGGAGCTCGGCTCCCTTCTCCGGTCTCTGGGTCTCAAGCCCAGCCCCGATCAGCTGGAGGCTTTGATCCAGAAGGCGGACACCAACAACAATGGCCTGGTGGAGTTCTCCGAGTTCGTGGCTCTCGTCGCGCCGGAGCTTCTCCGGGCCAAGTCCCCCTACACGGAGGAGCAGCTCCGCCAGCTTTTCAAGATGTTCGACCGGGACGGCAACGGCTTCATCACCGCCGCCGAGCTCGCCCACTCCATGGCCAAACTCGGCCACGCCCTGACGGCCGAGGAGCTCACCGGGATGATAAAGGAGGCCGACACCGACGGCGACGGCCGGATCAGCTTCCAGGAGTTCTCCCAGGCCATCATCTCCGCCGCCTTTGACAATTCGTGGGCTTGA